TCGCCTGCCCGACCAAAACACCCTGGCGCAGGCCGTGATCACCGCCAACCAAACTATCTTCGACATCAATCAAGCCAATGCCACATCTGGGGTAGGGCGCATGGGCACCACCCTCGTCATGGTGCTGCTGCACAACCTCGATATCGCCGTCGTCCATGTGGGCGACAGCCGCCTATACAGCTACAACAAGCGCCTAGGACTGCGACAGCTCACCCTCGATCATGAGGTCGGTCAACGCGAAATTAATCGAGGCGTAGAGCGAGCTCTAGCCTATGCCCGCCCTGATGCTTACCAACTGACCCAGGCCTTAGGCCCTAGGGGTCAAGAAGACCTTGTCCCCGGCATTGCTTACCACGAACTTACAGAAGACACGCTGCTGATTCTGTGCTCTGACGGTCTCAGCGACAATGACTTACTGGAGCGCCACGCTGATACTCATATTGCTAACCTGCTAAGCTCAAGGACTAACTTAGACAATGGTGCCGTCCAGCTTATCGATTTAGCCAACGAAAAAAATGGCCATGACAACATCACGGCCATTCTTGTACGTATTAAGTTACAGCCCGATATGCTGTCGATGACGAGTTAACCAACCCATCATCGACCGGCTATTTGATTAATCCTCTTCCCAAGATTGCACCGACAGCAAATCCTCAATCGGGTCTTGGGTAGAAAAGTCGAATTCTTCCAGTTCTTGCTTCCAGTGGGTCCAGTCATCCCCAAACAAAAAAGCAATTTTCCAAATCGGATCGCTGGGGCGAACAACTTTGGACTTCTTAACTAAAGACTCAACTTGGCGCTGAAATTTCACCATGGGGTGAGCGACAACTAAGTCGGCAATTGCTTCAGTCATATTTTCGATTTAAAAAGCTCTTCAGAACGTTGAACCGGGGAAATCTGCACACCCTTGAAACTTGCGCAGGCATTAACCCGAGATTCAGGAACACAGCATAACACAAGACTGCAAGAACGCAATTCCGTTTAAGCTTGATCTCTCTTGGGGAGTCACAGAACCTTGCCCATGCCCCAGAGTTGGTGTCCTTACCACCTCATCATAAACCCCAAGCACATGAATGGTGACGCCAGCTGGTCTCTCGGTGGGGTGAGATAACCGTACCTCAGTGGCCATAGCTTTGGGTTTACCCAATAGTCGCTAAACTAGAGGCTACATTCTTTTTTGCCTTCAGCGTTGACCAATGGCTCAAACTGATTTGTCTGCACCCGAGTCTACTGTACCCATGCTTCTGCCCCGTACCAGCGAGTCAGAGACGCTTCAGCGCATCCGCCACACCTTTTCCCATGTTATGGCCATGGCAGTACAGACGTTGTTTCCCAAGACGCAGGTGACCATTGGCCCCTCGATCGACTACGGCTTCTACTATGACTTTGACAGCCCTGAGCCCTTCACTGACCAAGACCTGAAGGCGATCAAGAAAGAGATGATCAAGATCATCAACAAAGGACTGCCAGTAACTCAGGAAACCGTCAGCCGCGAAGAAGCTCAGCGCCGCATTGAGGCTATAGGCGAACCCTACAAGCTCGAAATTCTACAAGATCTAAAAGATCCGATTACGCTTTACCATCTGGGTGACCAGTGGTGGGATCTCTGCGCGGGGCCCCACGTGGCTAACACTACCGACTTGAACCCCAAGGCTTTTGAGTTAGAAAGTGTGGCGGGAGCCTACTGGCGCGGCGATGAAAACCGAGCCCAGCTTCAGCGTATCTACGGCACCGCTTGGGAAACCCCTGAGCAGCTGCAAGAGTACAAGCGCCGCCGGGAAGAGGCTAAGCGCCGCGACCATCGCAAATTGGGCAAAGAGCTGGGGCTGTTTATTTTTGCTGACGATGTTGGGCCAGGCCTGCCCCTGTGGACACCCAAGGGCACAGTGCTGCGCTCTACGCTAGAAACCTTCCTTAAAGAAGAGCAAACCAAGCGGGGATATTTGGGCGTAGTTACCCCCCACATTGCCCGGGTAGACCTATTCAAAACCTCGGGGCACTGGCAGAACTACCGGGAAGACATGTTCCCGCTGATGGCGGACGATGATGCGGCTCGCCTAGCGGAGGAGGGCTTCGTGATGAAGCCTATGAACTGCCCCTTCCATATTCAGATTTATAAGAGTGAATTGCGATCGTACCGAGAGCTGCCCCTGCGTCTAGCGGAGTTTGGCACAGTGTATCGCTATGAGCAATCGGGAGAATTGGGCGGGCTCACTCGGGTGCGGGGCTTTACGGTAGACGACTCTCACCTGTTTGTGCGCCCCGAGCAGCTCGACGAC
This sequence is a window from Leptolyngbya subtilissima AS-A7. Protein-coding genes within it:
- a CDS encoding DUF4327 family protein; its protein translation is MTEAIADLVVAHPMVKFQRQVESLVKKSKVVRPSDPIWKIAFLFGDDWTHWKQELEEFDFSTQDPIEDLLSVQSWEED
- the thrS gene encoding threonine--tRNA ligase — translated: MAQTDLSAPESTVPMLLPRTSESETLQRIRHTFSHVMAMAVQTLFPKTQVTIGPSIDYGFYYDFDSPEPFTDQDLKAIKKEMIKIINKGLPVTQETVSREEAQRRIEAIGEPYKLEILQDLKDPITLYHLGDQWWDLCAGPHVANTTDLNPKAFELESVAGAYWRGDENRAQLQRIYGTAWETPEQLQEYKRRREEAKRRDHRKLGKELGLFIFADDVGPGLPLWTPKGTVLRSTLETFLKEEQTKRGYLGVVTPHIARVDLFKTSGHWQNYREDMFPLMADDDAARLAEEGFVMKPMNCPFHIQIYKSELRSYRELPLRLAEFGTVYRYEQSGELGGLTRVRGFTVDDSHLFVRPEQLDDEFLKVVDLILSVFRSLKLKNFKARLSFRDPESTKYIGGDEVWETSQNAIRRAVQTLGMDYFEAPGEAAFYGPKLDFIFRDALEREWQLGTVQVDYNLPERFDLEYVAEDGSRQRPVMIHRAPFGSLERLIGILIEEYAGDFPLWLAPVQMRLLPVTEEQLGFAQSVADQLLARGVRVEVDASGDRLGKMVRNAEKAKIPIMAVVGAKELEANALNIRTRAQGELGALPVAEVIDRVAGAIGAREDF